From Oryza sativa Japonica Group chromosome 4, ASM3414082v1, one genomic window encodes:
- the LOC4336257 gene encoding eIF-2-alpha kinase GCN2 isoform X2: MGHSARKKKKKKGGGGRKAAKDHGGQLEGDQAALADELTALGSIFLEDFKVTSESPQTRFTICIRPYSDGMGFGDSNVSATLDVTCFAGYPHKCPKLRVLPEKTLSREDANRLLSLLVDQANIYSREGRVMIFNLVEAAQEFLSEIAPANDSTSMAPWLGSGKVQQTTDVDVKVKLDNGSYHGVAYMHNSFDLYSQLYDGGSWSMQGPDPATDSAGKIVGSQVKSNLKSKRKTIIEKSRVSSDEVNVAKGLLPDNAGQKNIMKHDVIRETVPSLHVVAEETENDSKTVSTSNRENTSGTPERSFSSVHQLEDSDLSDEDWNDEDSGSGSGFSNTPSFDMFDDASRNKKKDLILVHLLRLACASKDSLSASLPAISSELCNIGILSEWAKDLISKSPAVFGETFGHFFGPQMTSSECSLFWRADNSSSRPNSRYLNDFEELRSLGQGGFGRVALCKNKLDGRQYAVKKIRLKDRSPQVNEKILREVATLSRLQHQHVVRYYQAWVETEYGQHHVLNAAGSCTAESSMYSYDNISLSDAGGGNKQESTYLYIQMEYCPRTLRQDFETYTSSFRVDDAWRLFRQIVEGLAHVHSQAKFLKLEQLDHDQYLPSEGMGVSMDGTGQVGTYFYTAPEVEQKWPHINEKVDMYSLGVIFFELWYPFSTAMERHLVLSDLKQKGDSPLSWATQFPGQSNLLRRLLSPSPSDRPSAVELLQNDLPPRMEDEWLTDVLRMIQTPEDTYVYDRVISTIFDEERLIAKTQCQLEGSKKSTCKSDNSELLDSIIEVSKEVFKRHCAKRFQISPLHTLEGKFTENRGKTVKILTQGGEMLELCYELRTPFVMSVVANQILSFKRYEVSWVHRRAVGHSIPYRFLQGDFDIIGGASPIPEAEIVKVTLDVGAHFYDPKAIIIRLNHSKLAEAVCSWAGVPQERRQNVAEFFSSTLVQYWPNKADRKSQWSLIRGQLLQDLRLSEEVVEKLHKADQRFCGSADQVLARLRGTLFYDKSACKALDEISAFLKCLRIWSIEEHITIDVLMPPSECYYTDLFFQIYVKEGNPGSSSHEKLLAIGGRYDWLIEQAWDRTYKSKPPGAVGVSIALEKFLPNSPSSDIGFPRIEPSISVLVCSKGGGGLLNERMELVAELWEANIKAQFVPQEDPSLQEQYEYASDHDIKCLVFITEAGVSQTELVKVRHLDAKREKEVKREELVKFLSDAICLQFKNPTIWS, from the exons ATGGGGCAcagcgcgaggaagaagaagaagaagaagggcggGGGCGGGCGGAAGGCGGCCAAGGACCACGGGGGGCAGCTCGAGGGCGACCAGGCCGCCCTCGCCGACGAGCTCACGGCACT GGGTTCAATTTTCCTTGAGGACTTCAAAGTGACATCAGAATCACCTCAGACCCGTTTTACTATATGTATCAG GCCTTATTCTGATGGCATGGGCTTTGGAGATTCGAATGTTTCAGCGACTCTTGATGTAAC GTGTTTTGCTGGTTACCCCCACAAGTGCCCAAAGTTGCGGGTTCTACCTGAAAAGACCTTATCTAGAGAAGATGCTAATCGGTTGCTTTCCCTTCTTGTTGATCAG GCAAACATTTATTCCCGAGAAGGGCGTGTTATGATATTCAATTTGGTAGAGGCTGCCCAAGAGTTCTTGTCAGAAATTGCTCCAGCTAATGATTCAACAAGCATG GCTCCTTGGTTGGGTTCAGGCAAAGTACAGCAAACAACTGATGTAGACGTGAAAGTTAAGCTTGACAATGGTTCTTACCATGGAGTTGCTTACATGCATAACTCATTTGACCTGTATAGTCAATTATATGATGGAGGTAGTTGGAGCATGCAAGGTCCAGATCCAGCAACTGATAGTGCTGGGAAAATTGTTGGTTCTCAAGTCAAATCTAATCTTAAAAGCAAGAGGAAGACAATTATTGAAAAATCCCGTGTTTCTTCTGATGAGGTTAATGTTGCAAAGGGTTTATTACCGGATAATGCTGGTCAGAAAAATATAATGAAGCATGATGTTATTCGGGAGACAGTTCCCAGTTTGCATGTCGTTGCAGAGGAAACTGAAAATGACAGCAAAACTGTTTCTACGAGCAACAGAGAAAATACATCAGGTACTCCAGAGAGGAGTTTTAGCAGTGTGCATCAACTTGAG GACTCTGATCTTTCAGACGAAGATTGGAATGATGAAGATTCTGGTTCAGGCTCTGGATTTTCAAATACCCCATCTTTTGACATGTTTGATGATGCTTCACGGAATAAGAAAAAAGATTTAATTCTG GTACACTTGCTTCGTCTAGCTTGTGCATCTAAGGACTCTCTTTCAGCTTCTTTGCCAGCAATATCATCGGAGTTATGCAACATAGGG ATCCTTTCTGAATGGGCTAAAGATTTAATTTCGAAATCTCCTGCTGTCTTTGGGGAAACTTTTGGACACTTTTTTGGGCCACAAATG ACCTCTTCAGAGTGCTCTCTATTTTGGAGAGCTGACAATTCATCATCCAGGCCAAATTCTCGTTATTTGAATGATTTTGAGGAGCTTCGTTCACTTG GCCAGGGTGGTTTTGGTCGTGTTGCACTGTGCAAGAACAAGTTAGATGGACGTCAATATGCTGTAAAAAAGATACGTCTGAAGGATAGAAGTCCTCAAGTGAATGAAAAGATTCTAAG AGAGGTAGCCACGCTTTCACGACTGCAACATCAGCATGTTGTTCGTTACTACCAG GCATGGGTTGAAACTGAGTATGGTCAACATCATGTTTTGAATGCTGCTGGGTCATGTACTGCTGAGAGCTCTATGTACAGTTACGACAACATCAGCTTATCAGATGCAGGTGGTGGAAATAAGCAGGAATCCACGTACTTGTACATCCAAATGGAATACTGTCCTAG AACCTTGCGACAGGATTTTGAGACATATACTTCATCTTTTAGAGTTGATGATGCATGGCGCCTATTTCGACAAATAGTGGAAGGACTAGCGCATGTTCACAGCCAAG CCAAATTTCTAAAGCTGGAGCAGTTAGATCATGACCAATATCTTCCTAGTGAAGGAATGGGTGTTTCAATGGATGGAACAGGTCAAGTTGGCACATATTTTTATACAGCGCCTGAGGTAGAACAGAAATGGCCACATATAAACGAGAAG GTTGACATGTACAGCTTAGGAGTTATATTCTTTGAGCTTTGGTATCCATTTTCAACAGCAATGGAAAGGCATCTTGTTCTTTCTGATCTCAAACAAAAAGGCGATTCTCCATTGTCATGGGCAACACAGTTCCCTGGCCAGTCAAACCTATTGAGGCGCCTACTGTCTCCAAGTCCATCTGACCGTCCATCTGCTGTTGAACTTCTGCAAAATGATCTACCTCCTCGGATGGAAGATGAGTGGTTAACTG ATGTACTTAGAATGATACAGACGCCAGAAGACACATATGTTTATGACCGAGTTATATCTACAATATTTGATGAGGAAAGGCTGATTGCCAAAACTCAATGCCAGCTTGAAGGCAGTAAAAAATCCACTTGTAAAAGTGATAACAGTGAACTTCTAGACTCTATCATTGAGGTTAGCAAGGAGGTTTTTAAGAGACATTGTGCTAAAAGATTCCAGATATCCCCCTTGCATACACTGGAAGGGAAATTCACTGAAAACAG GGGAAAGACAGTGAAGATCTTAACTCAAGGAGGAGAGATGCTAGAACTTTGCTATGAGTTGCGGACACCGTTTGTCATGTCAGTTGTTGCTAACCAG ATATTATCCTTTAAGCGTTATGAAGTATCATGGGTTCATCGAAGAGCAGTTGGCCATTCAATTCCTTATCGCTTTCTTCAG GGTGATTTCGACATTATTGGAGGTGCTTCACCAATACCAGAGGCTGAAATTGTAAAG GTCACTTTGGATGTTGGGGCACACTTTTATGATCCGAAGGCAATAATTATCCGTCTGAATCATAGCAAACTTGCTGAAGCAGTTTGTTCCTGGGCAGGAGTTCCTCAAGAACGGCGACAAAATGTTGCTGAG TTTTTCTCTTCAACTCTTGTTCAGTATTGGCCAAATAAGGCTGATCGCAAGTCACAATGGAGTTTGATTCGTGGGCAACTATTACAG GATCTTCGTCTTTCGGAAGAGGTGGTTGAGAAGCTACATAAAGCTGATCAGAGATTTTGTGGTTCTGCAGATCAAGTACTTGCTAGATTAAGAGGGACCCTGTTCTATG ATAAATCTGCTTGCAAGGCTCTCGATGAGATCTCAGCATTTCTCAAATGTTTGAGAATATGGTCAATCGAAGAACATATTACTATTGATGTACTCATGCCTCCTTCAGAATGTTACTACACAGATCTGTTTTTTCAG ATCTATGTGAAAGAAGGAAACCCTGGATCAAGTTCCCATGAAAAGTTACTTGCCATTGGGGGGCGATATGATTGGTTGATAGAGCAAGCTTGGGATAGGACATAT AAATCCAAACCCCCGGGTGCTGTTGGTGTCAGCATTGCACTTGAGAAATTTCTTCCTAATAGTCCTTCGTCTGACATTGGGTTCCCAAG GATTGAACCGAGCATCAGTGTTCTTGTTTGTTCAAAGGGAGGTGGCGGTCTTTTGAATGAGCGTATGGAACTTGTTGCAGAACTTTGGGAAGCTAATATAAAG GCCCAATTTGTCCCTCAGGAAGATCCAAGTCTTCAGGAACAATATGAATATGCCAGTGATCATGACATCAAATGCCTTGTGTTCATCACTGAAGCAGGTGTCTCACAAACAGAACTTGTGAAG GTTCGACATCTGGATGCAAAAAGGGAGAAGGAAGTTAAAAGAGAGGAACTTGTAAAGTTCTTATCTGATGCAATATGTTTACAATTCAAAAATCCTACAATCTGGAGCTGA
- the LOC4336257 gene encoding eIF-2-alpha kinase GCN2 isoform X1, producing the protein MGHSARKKKKKKGGGGRKAAKDHGGQLEGDQAALADELTALGSIFLEDFKVTSESPQTRFTICIRPYSDGMGFGDSNVSATLDVTCFAGYPHKCPKLRVLPEKTLSREDANRLLSLLVDQANIYSREGRVMIFNLVEAAQEFLSEIAPANDSTSMAPWLGSGKVQQTTDVDVKVKLDNGSYHGVAYMHNSFDLYSQLYDGGSWSMQGPDPATDSAGKIVGSQVKSNLKSKRKTIIEKSRVSSDEVNVAKGLLPDNAGQKNIMKHDVIRETVPSLHVVAEETENDSKTVSTSNRENTSGTPERSFSSVHQLEDSDLSDEDWNDEDSGSGSGFSNTPSFDMFDDASRNKKKDLILVHLLRLACASKDSLSASLPAISSELCNIGILSEWAKDLISKSPAVFGETFGHFFGPQMTSSECSLFWRADNSSSRPNSRYLNDFEELRSLGQGGFGRVALCKNKLDGRQYAVKKIRLKDRSPQVNEKILREVATLSRLQHQHVVRYYQAWVETEYGQHHVLNAAGSCTAESSMYSYDNISLSDAGGGNKQESTYLYIQMEYCPRTLRQDFETYTSSFRVDDAWRLFRQIVEGLAHVHSQGIIHRDLTPNNIFFDVRNDIKIGDFGLAKFLKLEQLDHDQYLPSEGMGVSMDGTGQVGTYFYTAPEVEQKWPHINEKVDMYSLGVIFFELWYPFSTAMERHLVLSDLKQKGDSPLSWATQFPGQSNLLRRLLSPSPSDRPSAVELLQNDLPPRMEDEWLTDVLRMIQTPEDTYVYDRVISTIFDEERLIAKTQCQLEGSKKSTCKSDNSELLDSIIEVSKEVFKRHCAKRFQISPLHTLEGKFTENRGKTVKILTQGGEMLELCYELRTPFVMSVVANQILSFKRYEVSWVHRRAVGHSIPYRFLQGDFDIIGGASPIPEAEIVKVTLDVGAHFYDPKAIIIRLNHSKLAEAVCSWAGVPQERRQNVAEFFSSTLVQYWPNKADRKSQWSLIRGQLLQDLRLSEEVVEKLHKADQRFCGSADQVLARLRGTLFYDKSACKALDEISAFLKCLRIWSIEEHITIDVLMPPSECYYTDLFFQIYVKEGNPGSSSHEKLLAIGGRYDWLIEQAWDRTYKSKPPGAVGVSIALEKFLPNSPSSDIGFPRIEPSISVLVCSKGGGGLLNERMELVAELWEANIKAQFVPQEDPSLQEQYEYASDHDIKCLVFITEAGVSQTELVKVRHLDAKREKEVKREELVKFLSDAICLQFKNPTIWS; encoded by the exons ATGGGGCAcagcgcgaggaagaagaagaagaagaagggcggGGGCGGGCGGAAGGCGGCCAAGGACCACGGGGGGCAGCTCGAGGGCGACCAGGCCGCCCTCGCCGACGAGCTCACGGCACT GGGTTCAATTTTCCTTGAGGACTTCAAAGTGACATCAGAATCACCTCAGACCCGTTTTACTATATGTATCAG GCCTTATTCTGATGGCATGGGCTTTGGAGATTCGAATGTTTCAGCGACTCTTGATGTAAC GTGTTTTGCTGGTTACCCCCACAAGTGCCCAAAGTTGCGGGTTCTACCTGAAAAGACCTTATCTAGAGAAGATGCTAATCGGTTGCTTTCCCTTCTTGTTGATCAG GCAAACATTTATTCCCGAGAAGGGCGTGTTATGATATTCAATTTGGTAGAGGCTGCCCAAGAGTTCTTGTCAGAAATTGCTCCAGCTAATGATTCAACAAGCATG GCTCCTTGGTTGGGTTCAGGCAAAGTACAGCAAACAACTGATGTAGACGTGAAAGTTAAGCTTGACAATGGTTCTTACCATGGAGTTGCTTACATGCATAACTCATTTGACCTGTATAGTCAATTATATGATGGAGGTAGTTGGAGCATGCAAGGTCCAGATCCAGCAACTGATAGTGCTGGGAAAATTGTTGGTTCTCAAGTCAAATCTAATCTTAAAAGCAAGAGGAAGACAATTATTGAAAAATCCCGTGTTTCTTCTGATGAGGTTAATGTTGCAAAGGGTTTATTACCGGATAATGCTGGTCAGAAAAATATAATGAAGCATGATGTTATTCGGGAGACAGTTCCCAGTTTGCATGTCGTTGCAGAGGAAACTGAAAATGACAGCAAAACTGTTTCTACGAGCAACAGAGAAAATACATCAGGTACTCCAGAGAGGAGTTTTAGCAGTGTGCATCAACTTGAG GACTCTGATCTTTCAGACGAAGATTGGAATGATGAAGATTCTGGTTCAGGCTCTGGATTTTCAAATACCCCATCTTTTGACATGTTTGATGATGCTTCACGGAATAAGAAAAAAGATTTAATTCTG GTACACTTGCTTCGTCTAGCTTGTGCATCTAAGGACTCTCTTTCAGCTTCTTTGCCAGCAATATCATCGGAGTTATGCAACATAGGG ATCCTTTCTGAATGGGCTAAAGATTTAATTTCGAAATCTCCTGCTGTCTTTGGGGAAACTTTTGGACACTTTTTTGGGCCACAAATG ACCTCTTCAGAGTGCTCTCTATTTTGGAGAGCTGACAATTCATCATCCAGGCCAAATTCTCGTTATTTGAATGATTTTGAGGAGCTTCGTTCACTTG GCCAGGGTGGTTTTGGTCGTGTTGCACTGTGCAAGAACAAGTTAGATGGACGTCAATATGCTGTAAAAAAGATACGTCTGAAGGATAGAAGTCCTCAAGTGAATGAAAAGATTCTAAG AGAGGTAGCCACGCTTTCACGACTGCAACATCAGCATGTTGTTCGTTACTACCAG GCATGGGTTGAAACTGAGTATGGTCAACATCATGTTTTGAATGCTGCTGGGTCATGTACTGCTGAGAGCTCTATGTACAGTTACGACAACATCAGCTTATCAGATGCAGGTGGTGGAAATAAGCAGGAATCCACGTACTTGTACATCCAAATGGAATACTGTCCTAG AACCTTGCGACAGGATTTTGAGACATATACTTCATCTTTTAGAGTTGATGATGCATGGCGCCTATTTCGACAAATAGTGGAAGGACTAGCGCATGTTCACAGCCAAGGTATCATACACCGGGACTTGACACCTAACAACATATTTTTTGATGTTCGCAATGATATCAAAATTGGAGATTTTGGTCTTG CCAAATTTCTAAAGCTGGAGCAGTTAGATCATGACCAATATCTTCCTAGTGAAGGAATGGGTGTTTCAATGGATGGAACAGGTCAAGTTGGCACATATTTTTATACAGCGCCTGAGGTAGAACAGAAATGGCCACATATAAACGAGAAG GTTGACATGTACAGCTTAGGAGTTATATTCTTTGAGCTTTGGTATCCATTTTCAACAGCAATGGAAAGGCATCTTGTTCTTTCTGATCTCAAACAAAAAGGCGATTCTCCATTGTCATGGGCAACACAGTTCCCTGGCCAGTCAAACCTATTGAGGCGCCTACTGTCTCCAAGTCCATCTGACCGTCCATCTGCTGTTGAACTTCTGCAAAATGATCTACCTCCTCGGATGGAAGATGAGTGGTTAACTG ATGTACTTAGAATGATACAGACGCCAGAAGACACATATGTTTATGACCGAGTTATATCTACAATATTTGATGAGGAAAGGCTGATTGCCAAAACTCAATGCCAGCTTGAAGGCAGTAAAAAATCCACTTGTAAAAGTGATAACAGTGAACTTCTAGACTCTATCATTGAGGTTAGCAAGGAGGTTTTTAAGAGACATTGTGCTAAAAGATTCCAGATATCCCCCTTGCATACACTGGAAGGGAAATTCACTGAAAACAG GGGAAAGACAGTGAAGATCTTAACTCAAGGAGGAGAGATGCTAGAACTTTGCTATGAGTTGCGGACACCGTTTGTCATGTCAGTTGTTGCTAACCAG ATATTATCCTTTAAGCGTTATGAAGTATCATGGGTTCATCGAAGAGCAGTTGGCCATTCAATTCCTTATCGCTTTCTTCAG GGTGATTTCGACATTATTGGAGGTGCTTCACCAATACCAGAGGCTGAAATTGTAAAG GTCACTTTGGATGTTGGGGCACACTTTTATGATCCGAAGGCAATAATTATCCGTCTGAATCATAGCAAACTTGCTGAAGCAGTTTGTTCCTGGGCAGGAGTTCCTCAAGAACGGCGACAAAATGTTGCTGAG TTTTTCTCTTCAACTCTTGTTCAGTATTGGCCAAATAAGGCTGATCGCAAGTCACAATGGAGTTTGATTCGTGGGCAACTATTACAG GATCTTCGTCTTTCGGAAGAGGTGGTTGAGAAGCTACATAAAGCTGATCAGAGATTTTGTGGTTCTGCAGATCAAGTACTTGCTAGATTAAGAGGGACCCTGTTCTATG ATAAATCTGCTTGCAAGGCTCTCGATGAGATCTCAGCATTTCTCAAATGTTTGAGAATATGGTCAATCGAAGAACATATTACTATTGATGTACTCATGCCTCCTTCAGAATGTTACTACACAGATCTGTTTTTTCAG ATCTATGTGAAAGAAGGAAACCCTGGATCAAGTTCCCATGAAAAGTTACTTGCCATTGGGGGGCGATATGATTGGTTGATAGAGCAAGCTTGGGATAGGACATAT AAATCCAAACCCCCGGGTGCTGTTGGTGTCAGCATTGCACTTGAGAAATTTCTTCCTAATAGTCCTTCGTCTGACATTGGGTTCCCAAG GATTGAACCGAGCATCAGTGTTCTTGTTTGTTCAAAGGGAGGTGGCGGTCTTTTGAATGAGCGTATGGAACTTGTTGCAGAACTTTGGGAAGCTAATATAAAG GCCCAATTTGTCCCTCAGGAAGATCCAAGTCTTCAGGAACAATATGAATATGCCAGTGATCATGACATCAAATGCCTTGTGTTCATCACTGAAGCAGGTGTCTCACAAACAGAACTTGTGAAG GTTCGACATCTGGATGCAAAAAGGGAGAAGGAAGTTAAAAGAGAGGAACTTGTAAAGTTCTTATCTGATGCAATATGTTTACAATTCAAAAATCCTACAATCTGGAGCTGA